The Fervidicoccaceae archaeon genome contains a region encoding:
- a CDS encoding sulfite exporter TauE/SafE family protein, with product MNCGLAVLSLLSGMLGLGVAFAAIPFLSIFLTDLVREVQPLALLLNGFTALFSAIGFSRSGLVEWKRALLLAVVTTSSAPVGSLLVMYVPQVYVWISYFIAVSYLAYRLFKPVKAVPKNERYLIALLLAVPISMLSGFLGVGPGFLLMPTLIVAGFEPKKAAGINAVAVCPPSFSALIPRLGSMSLDVTMVATLLIVSTAASYAGARITSKYILSTTLRKLFGLLIVVMTLYRLLTLLT from the coding sequence ATGAATTGCGGCCTCGCTGTTTTATCGCTACTCTCCGGCATGCTTGGTCTCGGTGTGGCATTTGCGGCAATTCCTTTTTTGAGCATTTTCTTAACTGATTTAGTTCGCGAGGTGCAGCCGCTGGCGTTGCTGTTGAACGGATTTACAGCATTATTCTCGGCCATCGGGTTCTCTAGGAGTGGGCTTGTCGAGTGGAAGAGGGCGCTGTTATTAGCCGTGGTCACTACTTCATCGGCGCCCGTAGGTTCCTTGCTAGTTATGTATGTACCGCAGGTATATGTGTGGATTAGTTACTTCATAGCTGTATCATATTTGGCTTATAGGTTGTTTAAACCTGTTAAGGCAGTACCTAAGAATGAGAGGTACTTAATCGCATTGCTACTCGCCGTTCCCATATCGATGCTCTCGGGATTTCTGGGCGTGGGCCCCGGATTCCTCCTAATGCCGACTTTGATCGTGGCCGGCTTCGAGCCTAAGAAGGCTGCGGGCATCAACGCGGTTGCGGTGTGCCCTCCCTCGTTCTCGGCGCTCATACCTAGGTTAGGCAGCATGTCGCTCGACGTAACTATGGTAGCTACGTTACTTATTGTTAGTACGGCGGCATCGTACGCGGGGGCTAGAATAACATCTAAGTACATATTAAGCACTACGTTAAGGAAGCTCTTCGGGCTATTAATAGTAGTCATGACGTTATATAGATTGTTAACTTTATTAACTTAA
- a CDS encoding phosphatase PAP2 family protein, with protein sequence MSREEPRAVLGALALGALVAVLTALARAGVYAPIDEMVYELTPRSSSLPLIALSETASIYAAAAYVAAALILARRRSRGRAEALEFALAMLITTALVAALKVAAGVPRPGAEHSEATPLAVLAGHYAFPSGHSSRAAVLAYYAARKRPELRWPLWIYAACVALSRILLGAHWASDVLAGLLVGYWGSKVSELALGERVRGRRGGQPG encoded by the coding sequence ATGTCGCGCGAGGAGCCCCGCGCGGTCCTCGGCGCGCTCGCGCTGGGAGCGCTCGTGGCAGTTCTGACCGCCCTCGCGCGAGCCGGGGTCTACGCTCCCATCGACGAGATGGTCTACGAATTGACTCCGCGCAGCTCCTCGCTCCCGCTGATCGCTTTGAGCGAGACTGCCTCGATCTACGCGGCGGCGGCCTACGTGGCGGCGGCGTTGATCCTGGCTCGGAGGAGGAGCCGAGGGCGCGCGGAGGCGCTGGAGTTCGCGCTGGCCATGCTCATTACGACGGCTCTCGTGGCTGCGTTGAAGGTCGCGGCCGGAGTCCCCAGGCCGGGAGCCGAGCACTCTGAAGCGACGCCCCTCGCCGTTCTCGCCGGGCACTACGCCTTTCCATCGGGTCACTCGTCGAGAGCGGCCGTCTTGGCGTACTACGCGGCGAGGAAGCGGCCAGAGCTTAGGTGGCCTCTCTGGATCTATGCCGCCTGCGTAGCTCTCTCGAGGATTCTCCTCGGAGCTCACTGGGCGAGCGACGTGCTCGCGGGCTTGCTAGTGGGTTATTGGGGCTCCAAGGTCTCCGAGCTAGCGTTGGGGGAGAGGGTGCGGGGGAGGCGCGGTGGTCAGCCCGGATAG
- a CDS encoding small multi-drug export protein, giving the protein MVSPDRAMAILLLSLAPGFEGRYAVLTALAMGLEPAAALLLASLGTAVLALALPVSLDRLERAILRRKRLNPIGRLYEKYVESTRRRISPYVNRYGPLGLALFVALPLPLTGLWSGAIAASVLGMDRARAALALLTGGLAAELVVLLPLAALKSH; this is encoded by the coding sequence GTGGTCAGCCCGGATAGAGCTATGGCTATTCTCCTGCTCTCGCTGGCGCCGGGATTCGAGGGGAGATACGCCGTGCTGACGGCGCTGGCCATGGGCCTCGAGCCGGCGGCGGCCCTCCTACTCGCTAGTCTCGGGACGGCCGTGCTAGCGCTCGCGCTGCCCGTCTCCTTGGATAGGCTCGAGAGAGCGATTCTGAGGAGGAAGCGTCTCAACCCGATCGGGAGGCTCTACGAGAAGTACGTTGAGTCGACGAGGAGGAGGATCTCGCCCTACGTCAATAGGTACGGGCCGCTGGGCCTCGCCCTCTTCGTCGCGCTGCCTCTACCTCTCACCGGGCTGTGGTCCGGCGCTATCGCGGCCTCAGTGTTAGGCATGGATAGAGCTAGAGCCGCCCTAGCTCTGTTGACCGGGGGACTCGCGGCCGAGCTCGTGGTCCTGCTCCCTCTCGCTGCTCTGAAATCTCACTGA
- a CDS encoding N-glycosylase/DNA lyase, protein MLYLKRDRIDVVARAVAELGRGALLALERGDPQFEAISRLAASSRDPGLFVAMVVANALVSYKLTSRGEEFWAEFSLAASSSDASSVAEFFERFLRESRANRALLEQKLSRVRAFESSSLSALLRARWPEILSSEEGLRVLWLKLSQLFGPSKTSAFAVKMAYYAARALGLEPDPPREVPVPVDLRVALVTATSGLVAGRHWREVWRELRGGKRELASRAWVAVAERAAIPPLNLDALLWLSADAVRASGFECRASRTSIEARLLGLAGASGGAVARELTLSLCGGDQ, encoded by the coding sequence CTGCTCTATCTGAAGCGAGATAGGATCGATGTAGTAGCTCGAGCCGTAGCCGAGCTAGGGCGCGGAGCTCTGCTGGCTCTCGAGAGAGGCGACCCCCAATTCGAGGCCATCTCGAGGCTCGCGGCCTCCTCAAGGGACCCCGGCCTTTTCGTCGCCATGGTCGTGGCGAACGCTCTCGTTAGCTACAAGCTCACGAGCCGAGGCGAGGAGTTCTGGGCCGAGTTCTCGCTGGCCGCCTCTTCCTCGGATGCTAGCTCTGTCGCGGAGTTCTTCGAGCGCTTTCTGCGCGAATCCAGGGCGAACAGGGCGTTGCTCGAGCAAAAGCTGAGTAGAGTGAGGGCCTTCGAGAGCTCTTCTCTCTCCGCGCTCCTCAGGGCTAGGTGGCCCGAGATCCTGTCATCGGAGGAGGGGCTCAGGGTGCTGTGGCTCAAGCTGAGCCAGCTCTTCGGCCCATCGAAGACTTCGGCGTTCGCCGTCAAAATGGCGTACTACGCGGCGAGAGCCCTTGGCCTCGAGCCCGATCCCCCGCGCGAAGTCCCCGTCCCCGTGGACCTCAGAGTCGCGTTAGTCACCGCAACGAGCGGCCTAGTGGCGGGGCGCCACTGGAGAGAGGTCTGGAGAGAGCTCCGCGGGGGGAAGAGAGAGCTCGCTTCGAGGGCGTGGGTCGCCGTGGCGGAGCGCGCCGCGATCCCCCCGCTCAACCTCGACGCGCTGCTCTGGCTCTCCGCCGACGCCGTGAGGGCTTCGGGCTTCGAGTGTCGAGCCTCCAGGACCTCGATCGAGGCGAGGCTGCTCGGGCTCGCCGGAGCGTCCGGGGGGGCCGTGGCGAGAGAGCTGACGCTCTCCCTATGCGGTGGAGATCAGTGA
- a CDS encoding MTH1187 family thiamine-binding protein encodes MIAMFYVVPIAGGPSVSNIVARAVEVVKKRGHKYMVTPASTIFEAASVREALETIAEAIEEVKRCEGVLRVIAEIKLDERLDKPLSMESMVESVREKLA; translated from the coding sequence GTGATAGCGATGTTTTACGTTGTCCCGATCGCCGGCGGCCCCAGCGTGTCTAACATCGTGGCCAGGGCGGTCGAGGTCGTCAAGAAGCGCGGCCACAAGTACATGGTGACTCCGGCCTCGACGATATTCGAGGCGGCGAGCGTGCGCGAGGCGCTGGAGACCATCGCGGAGGCGATCGAGGAGGTCAAGAGGTGCGAAGGCGTATTGAGGGTGATCGCGGAGATAAAGTTGGACGAGAGACTTGATAAGCCGCTGAGCATGGAGTCGATGGTCGAGAGCGTTCGAGAGAAGCTCGCGTGA
- a CDS encoding ParB N-terminal domain-containing protein, with protein MGESRRSESGRGRGLAGRAVGLDLLPLDVLRPHERVSEERVALVMEEISRTRALAAPILVDSKTLVVLDGHHRLEALKRLGARYAPVLLVDYDCDLVEVAAWREGEIVTKELVRRAGLTGELLPPRTSRHVLKFEPPRRVFSLEELL; from the coding sequence ATGGGAGAGAGCCGGCGGAGCGAGAGCGGGCGAGGCCGAGGACTCGCGGGTCGGGCCGTCGGCTTAGACCTCCTACCTCTGGACGTGCTCAGACCTCACGAGAGAGTCTCGGAGGAGCGGGTCGCGCTCGTCATGGAGGAGATCTCGAGGACTCGGGCCCTCGCCGCCCCGATCCTCGTCGACAGCAAGACCTTGGTCGTGTTGGACGGCCACCACAGACTCGAGGCTCTTAAGAGGCTCGGGGCCAGATACGCGCCTGTCCTGCTGGTCGACTACGACTGCGACCTGGTCGAGGTCGCGGCGTGGAGGGAGGGCGAAATCGTGACGAAAGAGCTCGTGAGGAGGGCCGGCCTCACCGGCGAGCTCCTGCCACCTCGCACTAGCAGACACGTCCTCAAGTTCGAGCCCCCGAGGCGCGTTTTCTCGCTGGAGGAGCTTCTCTGA
- a CDS encoding FtsX-like permease family protein produces the protein MRARDLVGLSWRQLRERRLRSILTVLAVSVGVVMIIALSSITGGIAREVEKRLIALGPETVIVSQRGSSLLTDADVAVVKSVPRVKSVIPLRTLVAQAPWKDSALTIVGISPGDLAKLLGELKLAEGSLYLDAPAPLAVAGSNALIDDRSGQRAFSTNQPVSLNVGGRIVVLNVVGVLEPYGSFLGGIPVDDAIFVSASYAETVARGAGYNMLIVKAESVDSVDEVAESLSVILRGRASVTSLRQMVSQVGQVMGYISMLLIGIASTSFVAAGLGTLNIMMVSVLERTREIGVLKALGMRDGDVMMLFVSQGLIIGLLGFAVGLPSGVAAAHLIIRGLGSLLGAGFGGSPRPGGASQFALSVSPAFDPIYVTLAAIASILVTAIASIYPSWRAARLDPVRALRYE, from the coding sequence TTGAGAGCGCGCGATCTCGTCGGGCTCTCCTGGAGGCAACTGCGCGAGAGGAGGCTCAGATCGATCTTGACCGTGCTAGCCGTCTCCGTCGGTGTAGTGATGATCATAGCGCTCTCGTCGATAACGGGCGGAATAGCGCGAGAGGTCGAGAAGCGCCTCATCGCCTTGGGCCCGGAGACCGTGATAGTGTCGCAGCGGGGAAGTTCTCTGCTCACGGACGCGGACGTGGCCGTGGTGAAGAGCGTCCCTCGCGTGAAGAGCGTGATCCCGCTCAGGACCCTCGTCGCCCAGGCCCCGTGGAAAGACTCCGCTCTCACGATCGTTGGGATCTCGCCCGGCGATCTAGCTAAGCTGCTGGGAGAGCTCAAGCTGGCCGAGGGCTCGCTCTATCTAGATGCCCCCGCTCCCCTCGCCGTTGCGGGGTCCAACGCGCTCATAGACGATAGAAGCGGCCAGAGGGCGTTTTCCACAAATCAGCCGGTCTCTCTCAATGTAGGAGGAAGGATCGTCGTGCTCAATGTAGTCGGAGTGCTCGAGCCTTATGGTTCGTTCTTAGGCGGGATCCCCGTGGACGACGCCATATTCGTGTCGGCGTCCTACGCCGAGACCGTAGCTAGAGGGGCTGGGTACAACATGCTGATCGTGAAGGCCGAGAGCGTTGACTCCGTTGATGAGGTGGCCGAGAGCCTGAGCGTTATTCTGCGGGGAAGAGCCAGCGTCACTTCGCTCCGACAGATGGTCTCCCAGGTCGGCCAAGTCATGGGATACATATCGATGCTCCTCATCGGGATAGCCTCCACGTCCTTCGTGGCAGCTGGGCTCGGAACCCTAAACATCATGATGGTCTCGGTCCTGGAGCGGACGAGAGAGATAGGAGTGCTCAAGGCGCTCGGGATGAGAGACGGGGACGTCATGATGTTATTCGTCTCCCAGGGGCTGATCATAGGATTGCTGGGCTTCGCCGTTGGGCTCCCATCGGGCGTGGCCGCTGCTCACTTGATAATAAGGGGGCTCGGGTCGCTGCTCGGAGCGGGATTCGGGGGCTCTCCGCGGCCCGGAGGCGCGTCGCAGTTCGCTCTCAGCGTGAGCCCGGCGTTCGACCCGATCTACGTGACGCTCGCGGCGATCGCTTCGATCCTCGTCACCGCCATAGCCAGCATATACCCGTCCTGGAGAGCGGCTAGGCTGGACCCCGTGAGGGCCCTGAGGTACGAGTGA
- a CDS encoding ABC transporter ATP-binding protein translates to MGSTVELRGVWKIYRSGRSEYAALRGVDLDVERGEFLAVVGPSGSGKSTLLHIIGGLDRPTRGVVRVDGLDLAKLSPRELARYRNEKVGFVFQMFNLLPYLGALENVALPLIIRGVRPSEAKERALVALEAVGLRDKARKKPAELSGGEQQRVAIARALAAGPSLLLADEPTGNLDSASAESVVGLFEELSREGVTVVMVTHNLELAAKCDRVARLKDGVVVEVIGGDAD, encoded by the coding sequence ATGGGCTCGACCGTTGAGCTGCGAGGCGTCTGGAAGATCTATAGGTCCGGGAGGTCAGAGTACGCCGCGCTGAGGGGAGTGGACCTCGACGTAGAAAGAGGGGAATTCTTAGCCGTTGTGGGGCCGAGCGGCAGCGGTAAGTCAACGCTCTTACACATAATCGGAGGTCTCGATAGACCTACGAGAGGCGTAGTCAGGGTCGACGGGCTAGACCTGGCCAAGCTCTCTCCTCGAGAGCTGGCCCGCTATAGGAACGAGAAGGTCGGCTTCGTCTTCCAGATGTTCAATCTCCTGCCCTATCTCGGAGCGCTCGAAAACGTCGCGTTACCGCTCATAATACGAGGAGTGAGGCCCAGCGAGGCCAAAGAAAGAGCCCTGGTCGCCTTAGAGGCCGTAGGCTTGAGGGATAAGGCGCGAAAGAAGCCGGCCGAGCTGAGCGGTGGAGAGCAACAGAGGGTCGCCATAGCGAGGGCCCTCGCGGCGGGGCCCTCCCTGCTGCTGGCCGACGAGCCCACGGGAAATCTGGATAGCGCCTCGGCCGAATCCGTGGTCGGACTCTTCGAGGAGCTGAGCAGAGAAGGAGTCACGGTGGTGATGGTCACTCACAACCTCGAGCTAGCGGCTAAATGCGATAGAGTCGCGAGGTTGAAGGACGGGGTAGTCGTCGAGGTGATTGGGGGGGACGCGGACTGA
- a CDS encoding cation diffusion facilitator family transporter, translated as MMKRLDKRRAALLQAIPAVLVSAALGLAQFYVGLLYGSAALVGLALHTAADAFISVGILLGYRLASRPADERHPFGHWRAEQVMALALAMLLIFGCVEVIRESVGKLLARAAPLFGASAVVVLIATAASKELLARWSERLGREAEAAPLVAEAWHHRSEVFTSLVVLAGLLLSLKAWWIDPILGLILSSLILRVSLKLARSSADELLGLGATREEMERLREIVETCSPSAREPHEIKVHRYGSHVEITLHVKMPSDMPLEEAHSIADKIERAIKEKIGWEATVHLEPEKSCEKLERGDKARGRGDREK; from the coding sequence ATGATGAAGAGGCTCGACAAGAGAAGAGCGGCGCTTCTGCAGGCCATCCCGGCAGTACTTGTGAGCGCCGCACTGGGCTTGGCGCAGTTTTACGTGGGCCTCCTCTACGGTTCGGCCGCGCTCGTTGGCTTGGCTCTCCACACGGCGGCCGACGCCTTCATCTCGGTCGGTATACTATTGGGCTATAGGCTGGCCTCGAGGCCGGCAGACGAGAGGCACCCCTTCGGTCACTGGCGAGCCGAGCAGGTGATGGCCCTCGCTCTAGCGATGCTGTTGATCTTTGGTTGCGTCGAGGTAATCCGAGAGAGCGTGGGGAAGCTCCTGGCGAGAGCAGCCCCCCTCTTCGGAGCCTCGGCCGTCGTCGTTCTAATAGCGACGGCAGCCTCTAAGGAGCTGTTAGCTAGATGGTCCGAGCGCTTGGGGAGAGAGGCGGAGGCCGCGCCTCTCGTGGCCGAGGCGTGGCATCATAGAAGCGAAGTCTTCACGTCTCTCGTCGTCCTGGCGGGCCTGCTCTTATCGTTGAAAGCGTGGTGGATAGACCCCATCCTCGGCTTGATCCTCTCGTCGCTGATCCTCCGCGTGTCGCTCAAGCTGGCCCGGAGCTCCGCGGACGAGCTACTGGGGCTCGGCGCGACGAGGGAGGAGATGGAGCGCCTGAGAGAGATCGTCGAGACCTGCTCGCCGAGCGCGAGAGAGCCGCACGAGATTAAAGTCCACAGGTACGGGTCTCACGTTGAGATCACGCTCCACGTGAAGATGCCGAGCGACATGCCGCTCGAGGAGGCCCACAGCATCGCCGACAAGATAGAGAGAGCTATAAAAGAAAAAATAGGATGGGAGGCTACGGTGCATTTAGAGCCCGAGAAGAGCTGCGAGAAGCTGGAGCGCGGGGACAAAGCGCGCGGCCGAGGAGATCGAGAGAAATAG
- the thiI gene encoding tRNA uracil 4-sulfurtransferase ThiI, whose protein sequence is MGAIGALVEEGLKRGSGWAEPALLVRFGEIAVKGSYSRRKMQRLLLDNLERALDARGVSRAGIRIEEGRIIVSRPEPMERAVEAATRVFGVVSASPCLVFEASSLEEIAEKSVELLGSSFVGKKIKVEARRVGRHDFTSLDVARRLGSAMLERGASGVDLERPEYTVRVEVRGKRVFLYDSVAEGPGGLPLGSEGRVLALISGGFDSAVAAWMMMKRGARADFAFFNIGGEEHAKVAREVACYLAREWSFGHEPRLLEVELRWMLPLLELKFPEGFRHVALKIAMYVGAEALAKKYGARALVTGESLAQVSSQTLHNLVVTEEYVEVPVLRPLIGMDKEEIIRLAKRIGTHDISVKSREFCALASPRASTSVDRDKLASLMAEHAPKDVIVERALSYHRELRLPRDCAEPPGPASSA, encoded by the coding sequence ATGGGGGCGATCGGGGCTCTCGTCGAAGAGGGGCTCAAGAGGGGCTCCGGCTGGGCCGAGCCGGCTCTACTGGTCAGGTTCGGCGAGATCGCGGTCAAGGGCTCCTACTCTCGGAGGAAGATGCAGAGGCTCCTCCTCGATAACCTCGAGAGGGCTCTCGACGCGAGAGGCGTCTCCAGAGCAGGGATCAGGATCGAAGAGGGCAGGATCATCGTCTCGAGGCCTGAGCCCATGGAGAGGGCCGTCGAGGCGGCGACCAGAGTCTTCGGCGTCGTGAGCGCGAGCCCCTGCCTCGTCTTCGAGGCCTCGAGCTTGGAGGAGATCGCCGAGAAGAGCGTCGAGCTGTTGGGGAGCTCGTTCGTCGGCAAGAAGATCAAGGTGGAGGCCAGGAGAGTGGGGCGGCACGACTTCACCAGCCTCGACGTGGCCAGGAGGCTGGGCTCGGCGATGCTAGAGAGGGGGGCCTCCGGCGTGGATCTGGAGAGGCCCGAGTACACCGTGCGCGTCGAGGTGCGGGGCAAGAGGGTCTTCCTCTACGACTCCGTCGCGGAGGGGCCCGGCGGCCTCCCCCTCGGGAGCGAGGGCAGAGTCCTCGCGCTGATATCGGGGGGATTCGACAGCGCCGTGGCGGCCTGGATGATGATGAAGAGGGGGGCGAGAGCGGACTTCGCGTTCTTCAACATAGGGGGCGAGGAGCACGCCAAAGTGGCGAGGGAGGTCGCGTGTTATCTCGCGAGAGAGTGGTCCTTCGGCCACGAGCCGAGGCTGCTCGAGGTGGAGCTGCGCTGGATGCTCCCCCTGCTCGAGTTAAAGTTCCCCGAGGGCTTCAGGCACGTGGCCCTCAAGATCGCGATGTACGTTGGAGCCGAGGCTCTGGCTAAGAAATACGGGGCCAGGGCCCTCGTCACCGGCGAGAGCCTCGCCCAGGTCTCCAGCCAGACCCTCCACAACCTCGTCGTGACGGAGGAGTACGTCGAGGTCCCGGTCCTGAGACCCCTCATCGGCATGGATAAGGAGGAGATAATACGGCTGGCGAAGAGGATAGGCACGCACGACATAAGCGTCAAGAGCAGGGAGTTCTGCGCTTTGGCCTCGCCGAGGGCGTCGACGAGCGTCGACCGCGATAAGCTAGCCTCGCTGATGGCTGAGCACGCCCCCAAGGACGTGATCGTCGAGAGGGCTCTGAGCTACCACAGAGAGCTCAGGCTCCCGAGAGACTGCGCGGAGCCCCCCGGGCCGGCGAGCTCAGCTTAA
- a CDS encoding NAD(P)-dependent oxidoreductase, with protein MRVLVTGAAGFVGLELTKAFLEAGHDVVALDKVEGGLAGLKHPRLSVVLGGVEEHDVVKRAVEGVDVVVHCAWSFAQRALDAFRVDLAGYANVLELSSEAGVKHFMFADSTIAYGRPLWIPVDEQHPLIPYASRAPLYALTRVITLELNELFRRTKGLNYTIFRFWWAFSDERIPGRTLRRLIDRALSGEEIEVPSGAGGSVVYTGDLAKFLLAAALNERVFNEVINVASFYVTWEELVKKLIELAGSPSRVKLVPEEEWRGEAFLTGRWLLDTTRARKLLGVAVDEEARRAKFFEVLSSMVSTRKSELASGRA; from the coding sequence GTGAGAGTCCTAGTGACGGGGGCGGCGGGCTTCGTTGGGTTGGAGCTGACTAAGGCCTTCCTAGAGGCCGGTCACGATGTCGTGGCCCTGGACAAGGTGGAGGGGGGCCTCGCCGGGCTCAAGCACCCGAGGCTCTCCGTGGTGCTTGGGGGAGTAGAAGAGCACGATGTCGTCAAGAGGGCTGTCGAGGGCGTGGACGTCGTCGTGCACTGCGCGTGGTCCTTCGCTCAGAGGGCCCTCGACGCGTTCAGAGTCGACTTGGCCGGCTACGCCAACGTCCTCGAGCTCTCCAGCGAGGCCGGCGTCAAGCACTTCATGTTCGCGGACAGCACCATAGCGTACGGGAGGCCTCTGTGGATCCCCGTCGACGAACAGCACCCCCTGATCCCCTACGCGTCTAGGGCTCCGCTGTACGCTCTGACGAGGGTGATCACGCTCGAGCTCAACGAGCTCTTCAGGAGGACCAAGGGCCTCAACTACACCATTTTCAGATTCTGGTGGGCCTTCAGCGACGAGAGGATACCCGGCAGGACCCTGCGAAGGCTCATAGATCGAGCGCTGAGCGGCGAGGAGATCGAGGTCCCGAGCGGAGCCGGCGGGAGCGTGGTCTACACCGGGGACCTCGCCAAGTTCCTCCTGGCGGCGGCCCTCAACGAGAGAGTTTTCAACGAGGTGATCAACGTGGCCAGCTTCTACGTGACTTGGGAGGAGCTGGTCAAGAAGCTGATAGAGCTGGCTGGCTCTCCCTCTAGGGTGAAGCTCGTCCCAGAGGAGGAGTGGAGAGGAGAGGCCTTCTTGACGGGCCGATGGCTCCTCGACACGACGAGAGCGAGAAAGCTCCTCGGCGTGGCCGTAGACGAGGAGGCCAGGCGCGCCAAGTTCTTTGAGGTGCTGAGCAGTATGGTCTCGACTAGGAAGAGCGAGCTCGCCTCCGGCCGGGCCTAG
- a CDS encoding radical SAM protein → MGSLAKRLERAISAKVKLRDAMASRLDEASLRRAESDPHARRRPRPCGLTIHPAIGCTRGCLYCYVPSVLKWGRTSRVDVELSDLMPEELALALLANPYFLPGPEGTLLAVGSVTDPFLDERVTSRTLSYLRAIRDVLGNPVQVATKSVLSGEELEELRRSAEPRTSVLVTVISLRLARVLEPRAPPPMERLEFLGRLAEAGLSPALFMRPLLPGVPSEELREIMRICSEKGVRDVVLGSLQVDGEILAKLRAAPRIAAEVERRVGPTGPGLSPIRAPELKTKAARLAEELDLRAHPASCSASVSSHGLSCARCRMGPCGVGCPPPIEEDDAREALEVLGLEVVEVRAGEHLEALIKGERSRARLDVLEELIETIARRRARLRLLS, encoded by the coding sequence GTGGGCTCTCTCGCGAAGAGGCTCGAGCGAGCGATCTCGGCGAAGGTCAAGCTGAGAGACGCTATGGCATCGAGGTTAGACGAGGCCTCGCTGAGGAGAGCGGAGTCAGATCCTCACGCCAGGAGAAGGCCGAGACCGTGCGGCCTCACGATCCATCCGGCGATCGGCTGCACGCGCGGGTGCCTCTACTGCTACGTTCCCTCCGTCCTGAAATGGGGGAGGACGTCAAGGGTGGACGTCGAGTTGAGCGACCTTATGCCAGAAGAGCTGGCGCTCGCTCTGTTGGCGAACCCTTACTTCCTGCCGGGCCCTGAGGGCACGTTGTTGGCAGTCGGATCGGTCACCGACCCGTTTCTCGACGAGCGCGTGACGTCGAGGACCCTCTCCTACTTGAGAGCGATACGCGACGTCCTCGGTAATCCGGTGCAAGTGGCCACGAAGTCTGTCCTAAGCGGCGAGGAGCTCGAGGAGCTCAGAAGATCCGCTGAGCCGAGAACGAGTGTGCTCGTGACGGTGATCTCGCTTAGGCTAGCTCGAGTGCTAGAGCCTCGAGCCCCTCCGCCAATGGAGAGGCTCGAGTTCCTCGGGCGTCTGGCCGAGGCGGGACTCTCGCCGGCCCTCTTCATGAGACCTCTCCTGCCGGGGGTCCCCTCCGAGGAGCTGCGCGAGATCATGAGGATCTGCTCGGAGAAAGGCGTGAGAGACGTGGTGCTCGGGAGCCTTCAAGTCGACGGCGAGATACTCGCTAAGCTGAGAGCCGCTCCGAGGATCGCTGCCGAAGTCGAGAGGAGAGTCGGGCCGACCGGGCCGGGCCTGAGTCCGATCAGAGCGCCCGAGCTGAAGACGAAAGCGGCGCGGCTAGCCGAGGAGCTGGACCTGAGAGCGCACCCGGCCTCGTGCTCGGCCAGCGTAAGCTCGCACGGCCTCTCCTGCGCCAGGTGTCGCATGGGGCCCTGTGGCGTCGGATGTCCGCCGCCGATCGAAGAAGATGACGCCAGAGAGGCCCTAGAGGTGCTCGGCCTCGAGGTCGTCGAAGTCCGAGCCGGCGAACATCTCGAGGCTCTAATCAAGGGCGAACGCTCGAGGGCTCGACTCGACGTGCTCGAGGAACTCATAGAGACCATCGCTCGGAGGAGAGCTCGCTTGCGCCTCCTCTCTTAG
- a CDS encoding nicotinamide-nucleotide adenylyltransferase, protein MSRALFVGRFQPPHLGHVEVAKRILEIHDELVFAVGMASESHTMRNPFTAGERIEMLRISSRDAGIDLERIITVTVPTLDVHVASALFILKYSPKVDEVVVGNRIVARMFQELGVKTRIPEPIDRARLSGARVRELMARGDPEWKELVTPGTARFIEELGGPERLKWIWAQEEARVLVREGV, encoded by the coding sequence TTGAGCAGAGCCCTCTTCGTAGGTAGATTCCAGCCTCCTCACCTAGGGCACGTGGAGGTGGCCAAGAGGATCCTCGAGATACACGACGAGCTCGTGTTCGCGGTGGGGATGGCTTCGGAGAGCCACACTATGAGGAATCCCTTCACGGCTGGGGAGAGGATCGAGATGCTTAGGATATCCTCGCGTGATGCCGGGATAGATTTGGAGAGAATAATCACCGTGACCGTCCCAACGTTGGACGTACACGTGGCCAGCGCGCTGTTCATACTCAAGTACTCGCCCAAAGTAGACGAAGTGGTCGTTGGAAACAGGATCGTCGCGAGAATGTTCCAAGAGCTCGGAGTGAAGACTAGGATACCGGAGCCTATAGATAGAGCCAGACTGAGCGGCGCCAGAGTCAGGGAGCTCATGGCGCGGGGCGACCCCGAGTGGAAGGAGCTGGTCACCCCTGGCACAGCCAGATTCATCGAGGAACTAGGAGGCCCGGAGAGGCTCAAGTGGATATGGGCTCAAGAAGAGGCCCGCGTCCTCGTTAGAGAAGGCGTCTAA